The Desulfurispora thermophila DSM 16022 genome contains a region encoding:
- the hisS gene encoding histidine--tRNA ligase, translated as MLTNRPRGTNDILPAEINKWYYLEETFRQVCHQYGYGEIRLPIFEHTELFVRGMGDTTDVVEKEMYTFNDRGGRSITLRPEGTAGAVRAYLENNLYAGPQPVKMYYLGPMFRYDRPQAGRYRQFHQVGIEAFGSHDPGLDAEIMALAMDYYTRLGLSGLSLQVNSVGCPQCRPVLRQRLQEFFAPHMNQLCPECRSRYHRNPLRLLDCKNEKCQELGKGAPSALDCLCPDCAAHFAAVRHQLDLLGVAYQVNPRLVRGLDYYTHTAFEILVGGIGAQSAIGGGGRYNGLVEICGGPPTPGIGFALGLERIILARESQGLTWPRTRPLDVFVAVADAAASDRAVRILADLRAGGLAADRDYLGRSLKAQMKQAGRLNPAYTVIAGSQELEQGRVAVKDMASGEQQTVPLDQLVDFLQGRTK; from the coding sequence ATGCTCACCAACCGACCGCGTGGCACAAATGATATCCTGCCCGCTGAAATCAACAAGTGGTACTACCTGGAGGAGACTTTCCGCCAGGTGTGCCACCAGTACGGCTATGGAGAAATCCGCCTGCCCATATTTGAGCACACCGAGCTTTTTGTGCGCGGCATGGGCGATACAACCGACGTGGTGGAAAAGGAAATGTACACATTCAATGACCGGGGCGGGCGCAGCATCACCCTGCGCCCGGAAGGCACCGCGGGGGCGGTGCGGGCCTACCTGGAGAACAACCTGTACGCCGGTCCCCAGCCGGTGAAAATGTATTACCTGGGCCCCATGTTCCGCTACGACCGGCCCCAGGCCGGCCGCTACCGCCAATTCCACCAGGTGGGCATAGAGGCTTTTGGCTCCCACGATCCGGGGCTGGACGCCGAGATTATGGCCCTGGCCATGGACTACTACACCCGCCTGGGTTTAAGCGGCCTCAGCCTGCAGGTGAACAGTGTGGGCTGCCCGCAGTGCCGGCCGGTTTTGCGCCAGCGCCTGCAGGAATTTTTTGCTCCGCACATGAACCAGCTGTGCCCGGAATGCAGGAGTCGCTATCACCGCAACCCGCTGCGCCTGCTGGACTGCAAAAATGAAAAATGTCAGGAATTAGGGAAGGGAGCACCTTCTGCCCTGGACTGCCTCTGCCCGGATTGCGCCGCACACTTCGCCGCCGTGCGGCACCAGCTGGATCTGCTGGGCGTAGCCTACCAGGTGAACCCCCGTCTGGTGCGCGGCCTGGACTACTATACCCATACCGCCTTTGAGATACTGGTGGGCGGCATCGGGGCGCAAAGCGCCATCGGGGGTGGAGGCCGCTACAACGGCCTGGTGGAAATCTGCGGCGGGCCGCCCACGCCGGGTATTGGCTTTGCCCTGGGCCTGGAACGGATTATCCTGGCCCGGGAAAGCCAGGGCCTGACCTGGCCCCGGACCCGGCCGCTGGATGTCTTTGTAGCCGTGGCCGACGCCGCGGCCAGCGACCGGGCGGTGCGCATACTGGCCGACCTGCGCGCCGGCGGCCTGGCCGCCGACCGGGACTATCTGGGACGCAGCTTAAAAGCCCAGATGAAACAGGCCGGACGCCTGAATCCCGCCTACACCGTCATTGCCGGCAGCCAGGAGCTGGAGCAGGGCCGGGTGGCGGTGAAAGATATGGCCAGTGGCGAACAGCAGACTGTGCCTCTGGATCAACTGGTAGATTTTCTGCAAGGGAGGACTAAATAA
- the aspS gene encoding aspartate--tRNA ligase has translation MPESMQGLSRTHRCGDLRLSHAGQEVVLMGWVARRRDHGGLIFVDLRDISGIVQVVFSPDMADAAFNKAETIRNEYVLAVRGQVVPRPEGTANPQLPTGEIDVRASEVRILNTAKTPPFYIEDDIDVDENLRLRYRYLDLRRPEMQKAMLLRHRAAKAVRDFLDAHGFLEIETPMLTKSTPEGARDYLVPSRVNPGRFYALPQSPQLFKQILMVAGYDRYFQIVRCFRDEDLRADRQPEFTQIDMEMSFVDVDDVIGLTEQMIAHLCRETTGLEVTTPFPRLTYREAMERFGSDKPDLRFGLELVDISDIAGGCDFKVFRAAVEAGGMVKGINAKSCGSFSRKEIDDLTAFAAIYKAKGLAYMIITPEGVKSPIAKFFSEDELAAITRRLNAEPGDLLLFVADAPAVVYAALGALRTHLAARLNLIPPDTFNFLWVVDFPLLEYDEEEKRYVAMHHPFTSPREEDLPLLESAPDQVRARAYDLVLNGIEVGGGSIRIHRRDVQERMFAAIGLTPEEAREKFGFMLDAFEYGTPPHGGIAFGFDRLVMLLAGKKTIRDVIPFPKTQSATCLMTGAPGPVTAAQLKELHIKSEVKLPGGKQG, from the coding sequence ATGCCGGAAAGCATGCAGGGCCTTTCCCGCACCCATCGCTGCGGGGATCTCAGGCTGTCTCACGCCGGACAAGAAGTGGTGCTCATGGGCTGGGTGGCCCGCCGCCGCGACCACGGTGGTTTAATCTTTGTCGACCTGCGCGACATCAGCGGCATTGTCCAGGTGGTCTTTAGCCCGGACATGGCCGACGCCGCTTTCAACAAGGCGGAAACCATTCGCAACGAATATGTGCTGGCCGTGCGGGGCCAGGTTGTCCCCCGCCCCGAGGGCACAGCCAACCCGCAGTTGCCCACCGGGGAAATCGACGTCCGGGCCAGCGAGGTGCGTATACTGAACACGGCCAAGACGCCACCCTTTTATATTGAAGACGACATCGACGTGGACGAAAACCTGCGCCTGCGCTACCGTTATCTGGACCTGCGCCGGCCCGAAATGCAAAAGGCCATGCTCCTGCGCCACCGGGCCGCCAAAGCGGTGCGCGACTTTTTGGACGCACACGGCTTTTTGGAAATCGAAACCCCCATGCTCACCAAAAGCACGCCCGAAGGGGCGCGGGACTACCTGGTACCCAGCCGGGTCAATCCGGGCCGCTTTTACGCCCTGCCCCAGTCCCCGCAGCTTTTCAAACAGATTTTGATGGTGGCCGGCTACGATCGCTATTTCCAGATCGTGCGCTGTTTCCGCGATGAGGACCTGCGGGCCGACCGCCAGCCCGAATTTACCCAGATTGACATGGAAATGTCTTTCGTGGACGTGGACGACGTGATCGGTTTGACAGAACAAATGATCGCCCACCTCTGCCGGGAGACCACCGGCCTGGAGGTGACCACCCCCTTCCCCCGCCTGACTTACCGCGAGGCCATGGAGCGCTTTGGCTCGGACAAACCCGACCTGCGCTTCGGCCTGGAGCTGGTGGACATATCCGACATTGCCGGCGGCTGTGACTTCAAAGTGTTCCGCGCCGCCGTGGAGGCCGGCGGCATGGTCAAGGGAATCAACGCCAAGAGTTGCGGTTCATTCAGCCGGAAAGAAATCGACGACCTGACCGCCTTCGCGGCCATTTACAAAGCCAAAGGGCTGGCCTACATGATCATCACGCCGGAAGGGGTCAAATCGCCCATTGCCAAATTCTTCAGCGAAGATGAACTGGCCGCCATCACCCGGCGTTTGAATGCCGAACCGGGCGACCTGTTGCTCTTTGTAGCCGACGCCCCGGCCGTGGTCTACGCCGCCCTGGGCGCCCTGCGTACCCACCTGGCCGCCCGTCTGAACCTGATCCCGCCCGACACTTTCAATTTCCTCTGGGTGGTGGATTTTCCGCTGCTGGAGTATGACGAGGAAGAGAAACGCTATGTGGCCATGCACCACCCCTTCACCTCGCCGCGGGAGGAAGACCTGCCCCTGCTGGAAAGCGCACCGGACCAGGTGCGGGCCCGCGCCTACGACCTGGTGCTCAACGGCATTGAGGTGGGCGGCGGCAGCATCCGCATCCACCGCCGTGACGTGCAGGAGAGAATGTTTGCGGCCATAGGGCTGACACCCGAGGAAGCGCGGGAAAAATTCGGCTTTATGCTGGATGCCTTTGAATACGGCACTCCGCCCCACGGCGGCATTGCCTTTGGCTTTGACCGCCTGGTGATGCTGCTGGCCGGCAAGAAGACCATCCGCGATGTCATCCCCTTCCCCAAAACGCAAAGCGCCACCTGCCTGATGACGGGTGCGCCCGGCCCGGTGACAGCCGCCCAGCTCAAGGAGCTGCATATCAAAAGCGAGGTCAAACTGCCCGGCGGCAAGCAGGGCTAA
- a CDS encoding tRNA threonylcarbamoyladenosine dehydratase, with product MREDIFARTRLLIGREGLAKLAAASVAIFGLGGVGSFAAEALARAGVGRLILVDFDRVAPSNINRQLHALTDTVGQYKTDLMADRIARINGQASVVKICRRYQPGDGAIWGEHRPDYCVDAIDDVEAKVELIKTCLAQGVPVISSMGTGNKLDPLSLQVTDIARTSVCPLARAVRRRLRQEGIAGGVKVVFSTEPPGAAHQEEEMVGAQPQGRRPPGSMPFVPPVAGLIMAAEVVRELLGLQRS from the coding sequence ATGAGGGAGGATATTTTCGCCCGCACCCGGCTGCTGATTGGCCGGGAAGGGCTGGCAAAACTGGCTGCGGCCAGCGTGGCGATTTTCGGGCTGGGCGGTGTGGGCTCCTTTGCCGCGGAAGCGCTGGCCCGGGCCGGCGTGGGCCGGCTCATCCTGGTGGACTTCGACCGGGTGGCGCCCAGCAACATCAACCGCCAGCTGCACGCCCTGACCGATACGGTGGGACAGTATAAAACCGACCTGATGGCGGACAGGATAGCTCGTATCAACGGGCAGGCCAGTGTGGTGAAAATATGCCGGCGCTACCAGCCCGGTGACGGGGCGATATGGGGTGAACACAGGCCTGATTACTGTGTGGATGCCATTGATGACGTGGAGGCCAAGGTGGAACTGATCAAGACCTGTCTGGCGCAGGGAGTGCCGGTGATATCCTCCATGGGCACGGGCAATAAACTGGATCCGCTGTCCCTGCAGGTGACCGATATTGCCCGCACCTCTGTCTGCCCGCTGGCCCGGGCCGTGCGGCGCCGCCTGCGCCAGGAGGGTATTGCCGGGGGAGTGAAAGTGGTGTTTTCCACCGAACCGCCCGGTGCGGCGCACCAGGAAGAAGAGATGGTTGGAGCACAGCCGCAGGGGCGCCGGCCGCCGGGCAGCATGCCCTTCGTGCCGCCGGTGGCCGGGCTGATCATGGCCGCGGAAGTGGTGCGCGAACTGCTGGGGCTGCAGCGGTCTTAA
- the trxA gene encoding thioredoxin, protein MASDLVKALSDADFKNFVTNSPVPVLVDFWAGWCGPCKMIAPLVEELAAEYQGRLAVAKLNVDDNRSTAAEFKVISIPTLIMFKNGQEVDRSVGFKSKRDLIDFISKHV, encoded by the coding sequence ATGGCCAGTGATTTGGTAAAGGCTTTGAGCGACGCAGATTTTAAAAACTTTGTAACGAACTCGCCTGTGCCCGTGCTGGTGGATTTCTGGGCGGGGTGGTGCGGTCCTTGCAAAATGATTGCCCCGCTGGTGGAGGAACTGGCAGCCGAATATCAGGGCAGGCTGGCGGTGGCTAAATTAAACGTGGATGACAATCGCTCTACGGCAGCCGAGTTTAAAGTGATCAGCATTCCTACCCTGATCATGTTTAAAAACGGTCAGGAAGTGGATCGTTCGGTTGGTTTTAAAAGCAAACGGGACTTAATTGATTTTATCAGCAAGCATGTTTAA
- a CDS encoding Uma2 family endonuclease, translating into MPQALNTNAHYTYGDYLTWPENERWEIINGQALAMSPSPGPNHQVVVVELVRQFANYLSGKPCRVFAAPLDVLLPGTGGNDVPEHLINNVVQPDIFVVCDPDKIGRQCIKGAPDLVVEVLSANSVRRDRYEKFHLYEQAGVKEYWLVEPEARLLTVFKLGEDGLYGRPEIYAGTEQVPVGILTGLTINLQVVFAGLENDNC; encoded by the coding sequence ATGCCGCAAGCTCTCAATACAAATGCTCACTACACTTATGGTGATTATCTCACCTGGCCGGAAAATGAACGCTGGGAAATCATTAACGGTCAGGCGCTGGCCATGTCGCCTTCTCCCGGTCCAAACCACCAGGTGGTTGTGGTGGAACTGGTGCGGCAGTTTGCCAATTATTTATCTGGTAAACCCTGCCGGGTTTTCGCTGCACCGCTGGATGTGCTCTTGCCCGGTACAGGTGGCAATGATGTGCCGGAGCACTTGATCAACAATGTGGTGCAACCCGATATTTTTGTTGTCTGTGATCCGGATAAAATAGGCCGACAGTGTATTAAAGGAGCGCCGGATCTTGTAGTGGAGGTGTTGTCGGCCAATTCGGTACGTCGCGACCGCTATGAAAAGTTTCATCTCTACGAACAGGCCGGTGTGAAGGAATACTGGTTGGTGGAGCCGGAGGCCAGGTTGCTGACTGTTTTTAAACTGGGCGAGGACGGTCTCTATGGTCGGCCGGAAATCTACGCTGGGACAGAGCAAGTTCCGGTAGGAATCTTGACCGGCTTAACCATTAACCTGCAGGTTGTGTTTGCTGGATTAGAAAATGACAATTGTTGA
- a CDS encoding transcriptional regulator, giving the protein MVGTPLGEYFIKVSDRLPEEAERVLRALVDQGSMNKEELSLTAKVKRAVLDHVIMQLYALGLVEVSTEGKSKICSLTRLGDEFLNLLDAKAS; this is encoded by the coding sequence ATGGTCGGTACTCCCCTGGGAGAATACTTTATCAAGGTCAGCGACCGCCTGCCGGAAGAGGCGGAGCGGGTGTTGCGGGCACTGGTGGATCAGGGCAGCATGAACAAAGAGGAACTGTCCCTGACGGCCAAAGTGAAAAGGGCTGTCCTGGACCATGTGATCATGCAGCTGTATGCCCTGGGACTGGTGGAAGTATCCACAGAGGGCAAGAGCAAAATATGCAGCCTGACCAGGTTGGGAGACGAGTTTTTAAACCTGCTGGATGCCAAAGCCAGTTAG